A genome region from Marasmius oreades isolate 03SP1 chromosome 5, whole genome shotgun sequence includes the following:
- a CDS encoding uncharacterized protein (BUSCO:EOG09261SS1): MSSQPISQSGEIEDVVDTTHDSDGPEESEEGVEVQEIDADAPSSSNKKKKKKKRSKFHKVLDALSGKSEEIPQEIVDKVLEKVKADGGEGSEHADQATVRQALEQMRIMDVVKGKAGIGGVNAKQMGEHKFWATQPVPQLGEGPPLEDGYIEPSKPREEVRQDPYLLPNDFTWTTIDVNDPAQSKEVYDLLSLNYVEDDDATFRFNYSAQFLEWALKPPGYHKEWHIGVRVKANQKLVAFISGVPMTLCVRNHQFVVAEINYLCVHKKLRSRRLAPVLIKEVTRQVHLKGIFQAIYTGGVIIPTPVSTCQYYHRSLNVAKLVDVKFSFVPRNTTLARMIKGNKLPDQLRLPGVREMEEKDVPSVTTLLSRYLERFDMKPIFTQEEVAHQFLIGRGSSESGYTNSWRREGQVTWTYVVEHPETKNITDFFSFYSLPSTIINNAKYPTLEAAYLYYYATDSAFLPGSDEDGILKRRLQELIGDALLVAKKAQFDVFNALTIMDNVPILNDLKFGKGDGLLNFYLYNWRTAPLAGVKDIGNVPPGRGVGVVMV, from the exons ATGTCCTCTCAACCAATTTCTCAGTCCGGGGAGATTGAAGATGTTGTAGACACAACTCACGACTCGGACGGACCTGAAGAATCCGAGGAGGGAGTTGAGGTGCAGGAAATCGACGCAGATGCACCTTCATCAAGcaacaaaaagaagaagaaaaagaaaagatccAAGTTTCACAAGGTGTTGGATGCACTATCTGGGAAATCAGAAGAGATTCCTCAAGAAATTGTAGACAAGGTTCTGGAGAAGGTCAAGGCTGATGGAGGGGAAGGGAGCGAACATGCCGATCAAGCTACCGTTCGTCAAGCTCTGGAGCAAATGAGGATTATGGACGTAGTCAAAGGAAAGGCTGGAATTGGTGGAGTGAATGCAAAGCAGATGGGAGAACACAAG TTTTGGGCAACCCAACCGGTCCCTCAGTTAG GCGAGGGTCCCCCTCTTGAAGACGGATATATCGAGCCCTCTAAACCGAGAGAAGAAGTTCGACAAGATCCATACCTTCTACCGAATGACTTCACATGGACTACTATCGATGTCAACGATCCTGCGCAG AGCAAAGAAGTATATGACCTGCTTTCTCTGAATTACGTCGAAGACGACGATGCGACGTTCCGGTTCAATTATAGCGCTCAATTCCTTGAATG GGCACTCAAACCCCCTGGCTACCATAAAGAATGGCACATAGGCGtccgagtcaaagcgaaTCAGAAACTCGTTGCATTCATTTCAGGAGTTCCGATGACTTTGTGCGTGAGGAATCA TCAATTCGTAGTGGCGGAGATCAATTATCTCTGTGTTCATAAGAAGTTGCGGTCAAGGCGATTGGCCCCAGTATTGATTAAGGAAGTCACTCGACAGGTCCATCTGAAAGGCATCTTCCAAGCCATATACACGGGCGGTGTGATAATACCGACGCCTGTTTCTACATGCCA GTATTATCATCGGTCACTGAATGTCGCTAAGCTCGTGGACGTGAAGTTTTCGTTTGTTCCCCGTAATACAACGCTCGCACGAATGATCAAGGGCAACAAGTTGCCAGACCAGCTACGTTTACCCGGTGTACGTGAaatggaagagaaggatgtCCCCAGCGTGACAACACTCCTTTCTCGATACTTGGAGCGCTTCGACATGAAACCAATCTTCACTCAAGAGGAAGTAGCACACCAGTTCTTGATTGGTAGAGGTTCATCGGAGTCGGGATATACCAATTCCTGGAGGAGAGAGGGACAAGTAACCTGGACATATGTGGTAGAG CATCCCGAGACAAAGAACATCAcagattttttttctttctactCCTTACCTTCGACGATAATTAACAATGCGAAGTACCCCACGTTGGAAGCCGCGTATCTGTACTACTATGCCACGGATTCCGCCTTCTTACCGGGctcagatgaagatggaaTTTTGAAGCGGCGTCTTCAGGAACTGATCGGCGACGCGTTGTTAGTAGCAAAGAAAGCTCAATTCGACGTATTCAATGCGTTGACAATAATGGATAATGTACCGATTCTGAACGATCTCAAG TTTGGAAAGGGTGACGGTCTCCTGAACTTTTACCTCTACAATTGGCGGACTGCGCCTCTGGCTGGTGTGAAAGACATTGGTAACGTGCCACCAGGTAGAGGAGTTGGGGTTGTAATGGTCTAA
- the CCT4 gene encoding T-complex protein 1 subunit delta (BUSCO:EOG09261XNJ), protein MAPTSAAQQSGAKPVFGANAAFNDKGKPMELRLSNLVAAKAISDAVRTSLGPRGMDKMIQTAKGEVVITNDGATILKNIQALHPAAKMLVDLSVAQDVEAGDGTTSVVVLAGSLLGAAEKMLQKGMHPTIIAEAFFKASAKATEYLTDISTPVDLNDNASLLRAASTSLNSKVVSQHSSILAPIAVAAVTRLITPTSSNVDLRDIRVVKKVGGTIEDTELVEGVVLNQNVVTAAGGPTRIEKAKIAIIQFQLSAPKPDMDNTVVINDYRQMDKVIKEGRQYLLNICKKIKKANCNVLLIQKSILRDAVDDTSLNFLKRLNILVVKDVERDEIDFLSKSTGCKPIADIEAFTEDKLGAADLVEEASQSGVKVVKITGVKNRGRTVSILAMGSNNLVVEECERSLHDALCVVRCLVKKRALIGGGGAPEIHVSRMLSQYAQSLKGMEAYCIQAYADALEVIPTTLAENAGLNPIAIVTELRNRHALGDRTAGINVRKGLISNILEEEVVQPLLVSTSAIELSTETVCLLLKIDDYVQAR, encoded by the exons ATGGCACCCACCTCAGCAGCTCAGCAGAGCGGTGCAAAACCCGTATTTGGTGCAAATGCAGCCTTCAACGACAAG GGAAAGCCTATGGAACTCCGGCTATCCAATCTGGTGGCTGCAAAAG CTATCAGTGATGCTGTTCGGACGTCGTTGGGCCCAAGAGGTATGGATAAGATG ATTCAGACTGCAAAAGGCGAAGTCGTAATTACGAATGATGGTGCCACCATCCTCAAAAATATTCAAGCGCTACATCCTGCCGCAAAAATG CTGGTTGACCTTTCTGTAGCTCAGGACGTGGAAGCAGGTGATGGAACAACTTCCGTGGTGGTCCTCGCAGGATCACTTCTAGGTGCAGCGGAAAAAATGCTCCAAAAAGGCATGCATCCTACAATCATAGCCGAGGCTTTTTTCAAGGCATCTGCGAAAGCAACAGAGTACCTGACAGATATCTCAACGCCTGTCGATCTCAACGACAATGCTAGCCTATTGCGTGCTGCAAGTACTTCATTGAACTCCAAA GTCGTCTCTCAAcattcttcgatattggcaCCAATCGCCGTGGCGGCAGTGACGCGTTTAATAACCCCAACGTCGTCTAATGTGGATCTCCGTGACATACGCGTCGTCAAGAAGGTCGGTGGGACGATAGAAGACACAGAATTGGTTGAGGGTGTTGTACTCAATCAAAATGTCGTGACAGCCGCTGGCGGTCCCACAAGGATTGAGAAGGCAAAAATCGCTATTATTCAATTTCAATTGAGTGCACCGAAGCCTGAT ATGGACAACACGGTCGTCATAAACGATTACCGTCAAATGGACAAAGTCATCAAAGAAGGGCGTCAATATTTGTTGAATATCTGCAAAAAGATCAAGAAGGCAAACTGTAATGTTTTGCTCATTCAGAAGTCCATTCTCCGTGACGCAGTCGATGACACGTCCTTGAACTTCTTGAAGCGACTCAACATCCTTGTGGTAAAGGATGTAGAGCGGGACGAAATAGACTTTTTATCCAAAAGTACGGGATGCAAGCCGATTGCGGACATCGAAGCCTTTACGGAAGACAAGCTTGGGGCTGCAGATCTGGTAGAAGAAGCTTCACAGTCAGGTGTCAAGGTCGTAAAGATTACTGGCGTCAAGAACCGCGGGAGAACAGTCAGTATTCTTGCAATGGGGAGCAATAATCTGGTCGTTGAGGAGTGCGAACGGAGTCTGCATGACGCCCTCTGCGTCGTCAGATGCCTGGTTAAGAAACG GGCTCTGATTGGAGGAGGCGGCGCTCCCGAAATCCACGTGTCACGAATGTTATCTCAGTATGCCCAGTCACTCAAGGGAATGGAGGCGTATTGCATTCAAGCCTATGCTGATGCGCTTGAAGTCATACCGACCACGCTAGCAGAAAATGCGGGCCTCAATCCGATAGCAATCGTAACCGAATTAAGGAATCGTCATGCCCTTGGAGATAGGACCGCTGGGATCAATGTGCGAAAG GGTCTCATCTCCAATatccttgaagaagaggttgTGCAACCACTATTGGTTTCGACTAGTGCTATTGAGCTTTCCACTGAGACTGTTTGTCTACTCTTGAAAATAGACGACTATGTACAAGCACGGTGA
- a CDS encoding uncharacterized protein (BUSCO:EOG09263BDA), whose amino-acid sequence MPKADINKAGWEQSEFPILCETCLGDNPFVRMSKQEYGRSCGTCARPFTVFRWDPGSGMRFKTTVICQTCAKIKNVCQTCLLDLEYGLPTQVRDTALGYQSEAPTSDINREYYAQNMENKLEGNKSGLDNGRAQSAGKEILKQLARTDPYYKRNRPKICSFFVKGECTRGAECPYRHEKPVDNELSHQNIQDRYHGQNDPVARKILSLNSAKQGLQPPEDQSIISLFLSSLAPRSTEQSIRMRVLQSLPSMDPTNLKSVVHVEKSRCAFVNFEDRDTAEQAAEAWVNGLDIDGQRAVVKWGRSRPKAIAPTVQLPVASS is encoded by the exons ATGCCAAAGGCTGATATTAATAAAGCTGGATGGGAACAGAGTGAATTTCCGATTCTTTGTGAAACAT GTTTGGGAGACAACCCCTTCGTTCGAATG TCGAAACAAGAATACGGCCGTTCTTGTGGCACCTGCGCTCGACCTTTCACAGTGTTTCGTTGGGATCCAGGATCGGGCATGCGTTTCAAGACTACTGTCATTTGCCAGACTTGCGCGAAGATAAAGAACGTCTGCCAGACCTGCCTACTCGATCTAGAATACGGACTGCCGACTCAAGTGCGAGACACTGCTCTTGGGTATCAGAGCGAAGCACCCACCAGCGACATTAATCGTGAATATTACGCCCAAAATATGGAAAACAAA CTCGAAGGAAACAAATCCGGACTTGATAATGGTCGAGCTCAGTCAGCTGGCAAGGAGATCTTGAAACAACTGGCCCGAACGGATCCTTATTATAAACGTAACCGTCCGAAAATATGCTCTTTTTTTGTGAAAGGAGAGTGCACACGGGGAGCCGAGTGCCCTTACCGTCATGAAAAACCCGTCGACAACGAGTTATCACACCAAAATATTCAGGACCGTTATCACGGACAGAACGATCCCGTCGCTCGAAAAATCTTGTCACTCAACTCGGCAAAGCAAGGTCTTCAACCCCCGGAAGATCAAAGCATT ATCTCGCTGTTCCTGTCTTCACTAGCACCCAGATCGACTGAGCAGAGTATACGGATGCGTGTTCTGCAATCGCTGCCATCTATGGACCCGACTAATTTGAAATCGGTCGTTCATGTCGAGAAGTCAAG ATGTGCGTTCGTCAACTTTGAAGACAGAGATACGGCTGAGCAAGCGGCTGAGGCTTGGGTCAATGGTCTAGATATTGACGGCCAGAGAGCTGTCGTGAAATGGGGTAGGAGTCGACCAAAAGCGATCGCACCCACGGTTCAATTGCCTGTTGCGTCGTCGTGA
- a CDS encoding uncharacterized protein (BUSCO:EOG09263WLB) — MNFGPGSLLSQFGFPVGYGQHAGRSNPRDYDEYLKAYHLSFLPGRQRDNVTYGGKIIMPPSALANLTRLDLESPWMFQLRNPNNSAASTHAGVLEFIADEGCVHLPDWMMKTLRLVDGDPVRITGTELPKGKLVKLQAQSVHFLEISDPKAVLEQALRNFSALTQGDMIEIIYNSIRFELLLMESSPGGGGISILDTDLEVDFAPPVGYIEPERPKVAPPPTMAEKLKIDLNSHSPGSSRPGSSLSGGFTGVSAGQTTVSKGGDQWESFKGKGETLGGRKTKGKGISHRKAEEIAEGSKIIRTNNRRIVSNSTLEADVKVPAALNLPFGQLFFGFNVAPYVPPASSSPTSSPTIRQEVPFSGSGNTLNGLQTHSSSTSTKGKEKEAEETSTHSWTGTGNMLGTNEIGRVGAGGARVPRPPQRQSTRQKERSPTPDFGVDDDDDVIMIDSD, encoded by the exons ATGAATTTT GGTCCTGGAAGCCTCCTTTCTCAATT TGGGTTTCCGGTGGGCTATGGACAACATGCAGGCAGATCTAATCCTAGAGACTACGATGAGTATCTAAAAGCATAtcatctttcttttcttccggGAAGACAGAGAGATAATGTCACCTACGGCGGGAAAA TTATAATGCCCCCATCGGCTTTGGCAAATTTGACTCGTCTCGATCTAGAATCGCCTTGGATGTTTCAGTTGCGGAATCCCAATAACTCTGCCGCCTCAACTCACGCAGGTGTCCTTGAGTTCATCGCGGATGAAGGCTGCGTTCATTTGCCAGAttggatgatgaagacgttGAGACTCGTAGATGGTGACCCTGTTCGTATTACTGGAACGGAATTGCCCAAAGGAAAACTAGTGAAATTGCAAGCACAATCCGTACACTTCCTCGAAATCTCGGATCCTAAAGCAGT TCTAGAGCAAGCTCTTCGCAACTTTTCCGCTTTGACACAAGGCGATATGATCGAGATCATCTATAATTCGATCCGCTTTGAATTACTCCTCATGGAATCGAGCcctggaggtggtggaatcAGCATTTTGGATACAGATCTTGAAGTTGATTTTGCCCCACCGGTGGGTTATATTGAACCGGAAAGACCTAAAGTTGCTCCACCGCCTACCATGGCGGAGAAGTTAAAGATCGACTTAAACTCTCATTCCCCCGGCTCGTCAAGGCCAGGTTCTTCATTGAGTGGCGGGTTTACCGGTGTAAGCGCCGGCCAAACGACGGTCAGCAAAGGGGGTGATCAGTGGGAGAGCTTTAAAGGCAAGGGAGAGACGCTGGGCGGACGCAAGACGAAGGGAAAAGGCATCAGTCACCGAAAGGCAGAAGAAATCGCCGAGGGTAGTAAAATTATACGCACCAA CAATCGCCGGATAGTATCGAATAGCACGCTAGAAGCAGATGTCAAAGTTCCAGCCGCTCTCAATCTGCCTTTTGGCCAGTTGTTCTTTGGATTCAACGTCGCACCATACGTTCCCCCTGCGTCAAGTTCACCGACCTCGTCGCCTACAATTCGTCAG GAGGTACCGTTCAGTGGGTCGGGAAATACGCTGAATGGTCTACAGACACATTCCTCATCAACCTCCACCAAgggaaaagagaaggaagccGAAGAAACATCCACCCACTCGTGGACCGGGACCGGAAACATGCTTGGTACTAATGAAATTGGCCGTGTTGGTGCTGGTGGGGCCCGTGTACCAAGACCTCCACAAAGGCAGTCTACAAGGCAGAAAGAGCGCAGTCCCACACCTGATTTCGGGGtagatgatgacgacgatgtTATCATGATCGACAGCGATTAA
- a CDS encoding uncharacterized protein (BUSCO:EOG0926307V), whose product MTGGVVHYSGQQYLRNRLVLSVLSGKPVKIDKIRSDDHNPGLRDFEVSLLRLLEKVTNGTVIEISVTGTALLLKPGIISGGPVVHDCPLSRSVGYFLEPVILLAPFAKKALQLTLRGVTTDDKDLSVDLIRTVTLPHLQLFGISDGVELRIKKRGAPPGGGGEVQFLCPVVKQVKTLNFIDPGRIKRIRGIAHAVRVNPQFSNRMIEASRSLLNRYIPDIYLYSDVYKGDDSGKSPGYALSLVAESTTSALYSAESISQPGVAPEDIALQGTRALLDEIQKGGCVDQKHQSLVLIMMVLGSEDVGRCRMSVPTARSIQLLRDIQDFFGTSFKIVPVDASDSQLMYSCYGTGYVNANRTLA is encoded by the exons ATGACTGGAGGCGTCGTGCACTACAGCGGTCAACAATACCTTCGAAATCGTCTTGTTCTCTCAGTACTAAGCGGAAAACCTGTTAAAATCGACAAAATACGATCCGATGACCACAATCCTGGATTACGCG attttgaagtcagTCTTCTAAGACTTCTGGAAAAAGTTACGAATGGGACAGTGATTGAAATATCAGTTACAG GTACCGCGCTTCTGCTCAAGCCAGGCATCATTTCGGGTGGTCCCGTTGTTCACGACTGTCCTCTGTCAAGATCTGTTGGATATTTTCTAGAGCCAGTAATACTGCTGGCACCCTTTGCGAAAAAAGCGTTGCAACTTACACTACGCGGTGTAACTACGGATGACAAAGACCTCTCT GTGGACCTCATACGTACTGTCACTCTCCCTCACCTCCAACTCTTCGGTATCTCAGATGGGGTAGAACTCAGG ATCAAGAAACGAGGAGCACCACCTGGCGGTGGGGGGGAAGTCCAATTTCTTTGTCCGGTTGTGAAACAGGTCAAAACCCTCAACTTCATAGACCCGGGGAGAATCAAACGAATACGAGGAATAGC ACACGCAGTACGGGTTAATCCGCAATTCTCGAATAGGATGATCGAAGCCTCCAGATCGCTTCTCAATCGTTATATACCCGACATTTACTTGTATTCTGACGTGTACAAGGGTGATGACAGTGGAAA GTCTCCGGGTTATGCGCTGAGTCTCGTTGCCGAAAGCACTACATCAGCGTTATACTCCGCCGAATCGATATCACAACCGGGGGTTGCACCTGAAGACATCGCTTTACAGGGCACCCGTGCTCTTCTGGACGAGATTCAAAAGGGTGGATGTGTCGATCAAAAACATCAATCGCTCGTCCTCATCATGATGGTTTTGGGAAGCGAAGATGTTGGTAGATGTCGTATGAGCGTGCCTACAGCGAGAAG TATCCAGCTACTCAGAGACATTCAGGATTTCTTTGGGACCTCGTTCAAAATTGTACCGGTGGATGCTTCTGATTCACAGTTAATGTATTCCTGTTACGGTACTGGCTATGTCAATGCCAATAGAACCCTTGCATAG